Proteins co-encoded in one Quercus robur chromosome 8, dhQueRobu3.1, whole genome shotgun sequence genomic window:
- the LOC126694384 gene encoding ABC transporter C family member 3-like isoform X2, with protein sequence MSILFSHNYSLIMYSGTDFHMKPVLLRGFSGSLHLLLLFVLFIKLVCNKFKVGHSEGPKERFKNIRCLYYKQAQICCLGVSVFSLVLCLLNYFYWDRNGWSDEGLVTLLDLALRTLAWGTLCVYLRTQLFNLGESKYPFLLKVWWGFFLSISCYCLVIDIVLYREHVSLPVQNLVSDVVCVILGLVFCYVGFSGKKGEDTLLEEPLLNGDSNTRNEVESNKSKGSENVTPYLNAGFFSILTFSWMGPLIAIGNKKTLDLEDVPQLGPSDSVFGAFPTFKNKLEAECGTSNGVTTLKLAKSLIYSAWKEILLAGLNVLTFSLASYVGPYLIETFVQYLNGRRQYKNEGYVLVSVFFAAKLVECISQRHWFFRVAQVGIRVRSVLIALIYNKGLTLSCQSKQGHTSGEIINFMTVDADRVADFSWYIHETWMILVQVVIAMLLLYKNLGLASIAALVATILVMLANVPLGRLQEKFQDKLMESKDKRMKATSEILRNMRILKLQGWEMKFLSKIMELRGTEAGWLKKFLYTSAFTNFVFWGAPTFVSVVTFGSCVLMGIPLESGKILSALATFRILQEPIYSLPDTISMIAQTKVSLDRIVSFLCLDDLQSDVIERLPRGSSDTAIEIIDGNFCWNSSSSSATLKDINFKVQQGMRVAVCGTVGSGKSSLLSCILGEVPKISGTVKLCGTKAYVAQSPWIQSGKIEENILFGMEMEREKYEKILEACSLKKDLEILPFGDQTVIGERGINLSGGQKQRIQIARALYQDADIYLCDDPFSAVDAHTGSHLFKECLLGLLDSKTIVYVTHQVEFLPAADLILVMKDGRITQSGKYNDILNSGTDFMELVGAHKEAFSGLDFTMAGSVSGSMSKEAGNLDSTNWVVEKQEDKDVQNCKEDDVVSSKGQIIQEEEREKGGVGFSVYWKFITMAYGGSLVPIILLAQVLFQTLQIGSNYWMAWATPVSEDVKPSVDSSTLMIVYVALAIGSSFCVLVRSMLLRTAGYTTANQLFSKMHFCIFRAPMSFFDSTPSGRILSRASTDQSAVDLSILNQMGSVAFSIIQLLGIIAVMSQVAWQVFIIFIPVIATCIWYQQYYIPSARELSRLVGVCKAPVIQHFTETISGATTIRSFDEESRFRDTNMKLADANSRPRFNIAGAMEWLCFRLDMLSSITFAFSLVFLISIPEGVIDPGIAGLSVTYGLTLNMLQMRVIWFLCQMENKIISVERMFQYTCILSEPALVIEETQPNHSWPLHGEVDFHDLQVRYAPHMPLVLRGLTCTFPGEMKTGIVGRTGSGKSTLIQTLFRIVEPAAGQIMIDGINISVLGLHDLRSRLSIIPQDPTMFEGTVRSNLDPLEEYTDEQIWEALDKCQLGDEVRKKEGKLDSTVSENGENWSVGQWQLVCLGRVLLKKSKVLVLDEATASVDTATDNLIQRTLKQHFSNCTVITIAHRKTSVLDSDMVLLLNNGLIEEHDSPTRLLGNKSSSFAQLVVEYTVRANSSFGK encoded by the exons ATGTCAATCTTGTTCTCACACAACTACTCTTTAATCATGTACTCAGGTACTGATTTTCACATGAAACCAGTTTTACTACGTGGGTTTTCTGGTTCTTTACACCtgcttttgttatttgtgttgtTTATCAAGTTGGTATGCAATAAATTCAAAGTGGGTCATAGTGAAGGTCCAAAGGAAAGGTTTAAGAACATCAGGTGTTTGTACTATAAACAGGCTCAAATTTGTTGTTTGGGTGTTTCTGTGTTTAGTCTAGTGTTGTGCTTGTTGAATTACTTTTATTGGGATAGAAATGGTTGGTCTGATGAAGGGCTAGTGACCCTTTTGGATTTAGCGCTTAGAACACTGGCTTGGGGTACACTTTGTGTTTATTTGCGTACCCAATTGTTTAATTTAGGTGAATCAAAGTACccttttttattgaaagtttgGTGGGGTTTCTTCCTCAGCATTTCTTGTTATTGTCTTGTTATAGATATTGTTCTTTATAGAGAACATGTTAGTTTACCAGTTCAAAATTTAGTTTCCGATGTCGTGTGTGtcattttgggtttggttttctgTTATGTGGGTTTTAGTGGGAAGAAGGGTGAAGATACCCTTCTTGAAGAACCTCTTTTAAATGGGGATTCTAATACCCGTAATGAAGTTGAGTCAAATAAGTCTAAGGGGAGTGAGAATGTAACCCCTTATTTGAATGCTGGATTTTTCAGCATTCTTACTTTTTCTTGGATGGGTCCTTTAATTGCAATTGGCAATAAGAAGACGTTAGACCTTGAGGATGTACCTCAACTTGGTCCTAGTGATAGTGTATTTGGGGCCTTTCCAACTTTTAAAAATAAGCTTGAGGCAGAGTGTGGTACAAGTAATGGAGTGACCACACTGAAGCTGGCAAAGTCATTAATCTACTCGGCATGGAAAGAGATTCTTTTAGCTGGCCTAAACGTGCTGACATTCTCACTGGCTTCCTATGTTGGACCATATCTTATTGAAACTTTTGTTCAATACCTCAATGGGCGGAGACAGTACAAGAATGAGGGCTATGTTCTGGTTTCAGTGTTCTTTGCTGCAAAACTTGTGGAATGCATCTCGCAGAGGCACTGGTTCTTTAGGGTGGCACAGGTTGGAATTAGGGTTCGATCAGTATTGATTGCATTGATTTATAATAAAGGTCTAACCCTTTCATGCCAGTCAAAGCAGGGCCACACTAGTGGAGAGATCATCAATTTCATGACTGTTGATGCTGACAGAGTTGCTGATTTCAGTTGGTATATacatgaaacttggatgattcTTGTTCAAGTTGTTATTGCGATGTTACTTTTGTATAAAAATCTTGGGCTTGCTTCAATTGCGGCTTTGGTTGCAACCATACTTGTTATGTTGGCTAATGTTCCTTTGGGAAGATTACAAGAAAAGTTTCAGGACAAGTTAATGGAATCAAAGGACAAAAGGATGAAGGCAACATCTGAGATTTTAAGGAACATGAGGATTCTCAAGCTTCAAGGATGGGAAATGAAGTTTCTATCAAAAATCATGGAGCTCAGAGGGACAGAGGCGGGGTGGTTGAAGAAGTTTCTTTACACTTCGGCATTTACCAATTTTGTCTTCTGGGGTGCTCCTACATTTGTGTCCGTGGTCACTTTTGGTTCTTGTGTGTTGATGGGGATTCCACTTGAGTCGGGGAAGATCTTATCTGCACTTGCAACGTTTAGGATTCTTCAGGAGCCCATCTATAGTCTTCCTGATACAATCTCAATGATAGCTCAAACGAAAGTGTCCCTTGATCGAATTGTGTCCTTCCTTTGTCTTGATGACTTGCAGTCTGATGTGATAGAGAGGCTTCCAAGAGGTAGTTCTGATACAGCAATAGAGATTATTGACGGGAATTTTTGTTGGAATTCATCTTCGTCAAGTGCAAcattaaaagatataaattttaaagtGCAACAAGGCATGAGGGTTGCTGTTTGTGGGACTGTTGGCTCAGGCAAGTCAAGTTTGCTTTCCTGTATCCTGGGAGAAGTACCTAAGATATCTGGGACTGTTAAGTTATGTGGGACAAAGGCATATGTTGCTCAGTCACCTTGGATACAGAGTGGCAAGATTGAAGAGAACATATTGTTTGGTATGGAGATGGAAAGAGAAAAGTATGAGAAGATCCTTGAAGCGTGTTCCTTGAAGAAGGACTTAGAAATTCTCCCATTTGGTGATCAAACAGTCATCGGTGAGAGAGGAATCAATTTGAGCGGTGGGCAGAAGCAAAGGATCCAAATTGCGCGTGCTTTGTACCAAGATGCTGATATCTATTTGTGTGATGATCCGTTTAGTGCAGTGGATGCTCATACAGGATCCCACCTGTTTAAG GAATGTTTGCTGGGACTTTTGGATTCAAAAACAATTGTTTATGTTACTCATCAAGTGGAGTTCTTACCTGCTGCTGATCTTATCTTG GTGATGAAAGATGGTAGGATTACTCAATCTGGAAAGTACAATGATATTCTCAATTCAGGAACTGATTTTATGGAACTCGTGGGAGCACATAAGGAAGCTTTTTCAGGACTTGATTTCACCATGGCTGGGTCGGTTTCTGGAAGTATGAGCAAGGAAGCTGGAAATCTGGACAGTACTAATTGGGTTGTGGAAAAACAAGAAGATAAAGATGTTCAAAATTGTAAAGAAGATGATGTAGTCAGTTCAAAAGGACAGATTATCCaagaagaagagagggagaaaggtGGAGTTGGGTTTTCAGTCTATTGGAAATTTATTACTATGGCATATGGAGGAAGTCTTGTGCCAATTATATTGCTGGCACAAGTTCTCTTTCAGACCCTTCAAATTGGTAGCAATTATTGGATGGCTTGGGCAACTCCTGTCTCAGAGGATGTGAAACCTTCAGTTGATAGCTCTACCCTAATGATTGTTTATGTTGCTTTGGCCATTGGAAGTTCTTTTTGTGTCCTTGTGAGATCCATGCTTCTTAGAACAGCTGGATACACTACTGCCAATCAACTCTTCAGCAAGATGCACTTCTGCATTTTCCGTGCCCCCATGTCATTTTTTGATTCCACTCCAAGTGGACGAATCCTAAGCAGA GCTTCTACTGACCAAAGTGCAGTGGATTTGTCTATTCTAAATCAAATGGGGTCAGTTGCCTTCTCAATTATCCAGCTTCTTGGAATTATTGCTGTAATGTCTCAGGTTGCGTGGCAggttttcatcatttttatcCCAGTTATTGCAACCTGCATCTGGTATCAG CAATATTACATACCTTCTGCACGAGAACTATCAAGATTAGTTGGAGTGTGCAAAGCTCCAGTGATACAACATTTTACTGAAACAATTTCAGGCGCAACAACCATCAGGAGCTTTGATGAAGAATCAAGATTTAGGGACACAAATATGAAACTGGCAGATGCAAATTCTCGGCCAAGATTCAATATTGCTGGTGCAATGGAGTGGTTGTGCTTCCGCTTGGATATGTTATCTTCCATAACATTTGCGTTCTCCTTGGTCTTTTTGATCTCTATACCAGAGGGAGTCATTGATCCAG GCATCGCGGGCTTATCTGTGACATATGGACTTACTCTAAACATGTTGCAAATGAGGGTAATATGGTTTCTTTGCCAAATGGAGAACAAAATTATATCAGTAGAAAGAATGTTTCAATACACTTGTATCCTAAGTGAGCCAGCTCTCGTGATAGAAGAAACTCAGCCAAATCATTCTTGGCCATTGCATGGAGAAGTTGATTTTCATGATCTTCAA GTACGGTATGCCCCACACATGCCACTTGTATTACGTGGCCTCACATGTACTTTCCCTGGAGAAATGAAAACTGGCATTGTAGGGCGAACAGGTAGTGGTAAATCAACTCTCATACAAACACTTTTCCGGATTGTTGAACCTGCTGCGGGTCAGATAATGATAGATGGCATCAACATCTCCGTGCTTGGACTACATGATTTGCGATCTAGACTAAGCATTATCCCTCAGGATCCAACTATGTTTGAAGGGACTGTAAGAAGCAATCTGGATCCACTTGAAGAGTACACAGATGAACAAATTTGGGAG
- the LOC126694384 gene encoding ABC transporter C family member 3-like isoform X1, whose amino-acid sequence MSILFSHNYSLIMYSGTDFHMKPVLLRGFSGSLHLLLLFVLFIKLVCNKFKVGHSEGPKERFKNIRCLYYKQAQICCLGVSVFSLVLCLLNYFYWDRNGWSDEGLVTLLDLALRTLAWGTLCVYLRTQLFNLGESKYPFLLKVWWGFFLSISCYCLVIDIVLYREHVSLPVQNLVSDVVCVILGLVFCYVGFSGKKGEDTLLEEPLLNGDSNTRNEVESNKSKGSENVTPYLNAGFFSILTFSWMGPLIAIGNKKTLDLEDVPQLGPSDSVFGAFPTFKNKLEAECGTSNGVTTLKLAKSLIYSAWKEILLAGLNVLTFSLASYVGPYLIETFVQYLNGRRQYKNEGYVLVSVFFAAKLVECISQRHWFFRVAQVGIRVRSVLIALIYNKGLTLSCQSKQGHTSGEIINFMTVDADRVADFSWYIHETWMILVQVVIAMLLLYKNLGLASIAALVATILVMLANVPLGRLQEKFQDKLMESKDKRMKATSEILRNMRILKLQGWEMKFLSKIMELRGTEAGWLKKFLYTSAFTNFVFWGAPTFVSVVTFGSCVLMGIPLESGKILSALATFRILQEPIYSLPDTISMIAQTKVSLDRIVSFLCLDDLQSDVIERLPRGSSDTAIEIIDGNFCWNSSSSSATLKDINFKVQQGMRVAVCGTVGSGKSSLLSCILGEVPKISGTVKLCGTKAYVAQSPWIQSGKIEENILFGMEMEREKYEKILEACSLKKDLEILPFGDQTVIGERGINLSGGQKQRIQIARALYQDADIYLCDDPFSAVDAHTGSHLFKECLLGLLDSKTIVYVTHQVEFLPAADLILVMKDGRITQSGKYNDILNSGTDFMELVGAHKEAFSGLDFTMAGSVSGSMSKEAGNLDSTNWVVEKQEDKDVQNCKEDDVVSSKGQIIQEEEREKGGVGFSVYWKFITMAYGGSLVPIILLAQVLFQTLQIGSNYWMAWATPVSEDVKPSVDSSTLMIVYVALAIGSSFCVLVRSMLLRTAGYTTANQLFSKMHFCIFRAPMSFFDSTPSGRILSRASTDQSAVDLSILNQMGSVAFSIIQLLGIIAVMSQVAWQVFIIFIPVIATCIWYQQYYIPSARELSRLVGVCKAPVIQHFTETISGATTIRSFDEESRFRDTNMKLADANSRPRFNIAGAMEWLCFRLDMLSSITFAFSLVFLISIPEGVIDPGIAGLSVTYGLTLNMLQMRVIWFLCQMENKIISVERMFQYTCILSEPALVIEETQPNHSWPLHGEVDFHDLQVRYAPHMPLVLRGLTCTFPGEMKTGIVGRTGSGKSTLIQTLFRIVEPAAGQIMIDGINISVLGLHDLRSRLSIIPQDPTMFEGTVRSNLDPLEEYTDEQIWEALEKSQLGDEVRKKEGKLDSTVSENGENWSVGQRQLVCLGRVLLKKSKVLVLDEATASVDTATDNLIQQTLRQHFSNCTVITIAHRITSVLDSDMVLLLNNGLIEEHDSPTRLLENKSSSFAQLVAEYTVRANSSFGK is encoded by the exons ATGTCAATCTTGTTCTCACACAACTACTCTTTAATCATGTACTCAGGTACTGATTTTCACATGAAACCAGTTTTACTACGTGGGTTTTCTGGTTCTTTACACCtgcttttgttatttgtgttgtTTATCAAGTTGGTATGCAATAAATTCAAAGTGGGTCATAGTGAAGGTCCAAAGGAAAGGTTTAAGAACATCAGGTGTTTGTACTATAAACAGGCTCAAATTTGTTGTTTGGGTGTTTCTGTGTTTAGTCTAGTGTTGTGCTTGTTGAATTACTTTTATTGGGATAGAAATGGTTGGTCTGATGAAGGGCTAGTGACCCTTTTGGATTTAGCGCTTAGAACACTGGCTTGGGGTACACTTTGTGTTTATTTGCGTACCCAATTGTTTAATTTAGGTGAATCAAAGTACccttttttattgaaagtttgGTGGGGTTTCTTCCTCAGCATTTCTTGTTATTGTCTTGTTATAGATATTGTTCTTTATAGAGAACATGTTAGTTTACCAGTTCAAAATTTAGTTTCCGATGTCGTGTGTGtcattttgggtttggttttctgTTATGTGGGTTTTAGTGGGAAGAAGGGTGAAGATACCCTTCTTGAAGAACCTCTTTTAAATGGGGATTCTAATACCCGTAATGAAGTTGAGTCAAATAAGTCTAAGGGGAGTGAGAATGTAACCCCTTATTTGAATGCTGGATTTTTCAGCATTCTTACTTTTTCTTGGATGGGTCCTTTAATTGCAATTGGCAATAAGAAGACGTTAGACCTTGAGGATGTACCTCAACTTGGTCCTAGTGATAGTGTATTTGGGGCCTTTCCAACTTTTAAAAATAAGCTTGAGGCAGAGTGTGGTACAAGTAATGGAGTGACCACACTGAAGCTGGCAAAGTCATTAATCTACTCGGCATGGAAAGAGATTCTTTTAGCTGGCCTAAACGTGCTGACATTCTCACTGGCTTCCTATGTTGGACCATATCTTATTGAAACTTTTGTTCAATACCTCAATGGGCGGAGACAGTACAAGAATGAGGGCTATGTTCTGGTTTCAGTGTTCTTTGCTGCAAAACTTGTGGAATGCATCTCGCAGAGGCACTGGTTCTTTAGGGTGGCACAGGTTGGAATTAGGGTTCGATCAGTATTGATTGCATTGATTTATAATAAAGGTCTAACCCTTTCATGCCAGTCAAAGCAGGGCCACACTAGTGGAGAGATCATCAATTTCATGACTGTTGATGCTGACAGAGTTGCTGATTTCAGTTGGTATATacatgaaacttggatgattcTTGTTCAAGTTGTTATTGCGATGTTACTTTTGTATAAAAATCTTGGGCTTGCTTCAATTGCGGCTTTGGTTGCAACCATACTTGTTATGTTGGCTAATGTTCCTTTGGGAAGATTACAAGAAAAGTTTCAGGACAAGTTAATGGAATCAAAGGACAAAAGGATGAAGGCAACATCTGAGATTTTAAGGAACATGAGGATTCTCAAGCTTCAAGGATGGGAAATGAAGTTTCTATCAAAAATCATGGAGCTCAGAGGGACAGAGGCGGGGTGGTTGAAGAAGTTTCTTTACACTTCGGCATTTACCAATTTTGTCTTCTGGGGTGCTCCTACATTTGTGTCCGTGGTCACTTTTGGTTCTTGTGTGTTGATGGGGATTCCACTTGAGTCGGGGAAGATCTTATCTGCACTTGCAACGTTTAGGATTCTTCAGGAGCCCATCTATAGTCTTCCTGATACAATCTCAATGATAGCTCAAACGAAAGTGTCCCTTGATCGAATTGTGTCCTTCCTTTGTCTTGATGACTTGCAGTCTGATGTGATAGAGAGGCTTCCAAGAGGTAGTTCTGATACAGCAATAGAGATTATTGACGGGAATTTTTGTTGGAATTCATCTTCGTCAAGTGCAAcattaaaagatataaattttaaagtGCAACAAGGCATGAGGGTTGCTGTTTGTGGGACTGTTGGCTCAGGCAAGTCAAGTTTGCTTTCCTGTATCCTGGGAGAAGTACCTAAGATATCTGGGACTGTTAAGTTATGTGGGACAAAGGCATATGTTGCTCAGTCACCTTGGATACAGAGTGGCAAGATTGAAGAGAACATATTGTTTGGTATGGAGATGGAAAGAGAAAAGTATGAGAAGATCCTTGAAGCGTGTTCCTTGAAGAAGGACTTAGAAATTCTCCCATTTGGTGATCAAACAGTCATCGGTGAGAGAGGAATCAATTTGAGCGGTGGGCAGAAGCAAAGGATCCAAATTGCGCGTGCTTTGTACCAAGATGCTGATATCTATTTGTGTGATGATCCGTTTAGTGCAGTGGATGCTCATACAGGATCCCACCTGTTTAAG GAATGTTTGCTGGGACTTTTGGATTCAAAAACAATTGTTTATGTTACTCATCAAGTGGAGTTCTTACCTGCTGCTGATCTTATCTTG GTGATGAAAGATGGTAGGATTACTCAATCTGGAAAGTACAATGATATTCTCAATTCAGGAACTGATTTTATGGAACTCGTGGGAGCACATAAGGAAGCTTTTTCAGGACTTGATTTCACCATGGCTGGGTCGGTTTCTGGAAGTATGAGCAAGGAAGCTGGAAATCTGGACAGTACTAATTGGGTTGTGGAAAAACAAGAAGATAAAGATGTTCAAAATTGTAAAGAAGATGATGTAGTCAGTTCAAAAGGACAGATTATCCaagaagaagagagggagaaaggtGGAGTTGGGTTTTCAGTCTATTGGAAATTTATTACTATGGCATATGGAGGAAGTCTTGTGCCAATTATATTGCTGGCACAAGTTCTCTTTCAGACCCTTCAAATTGGTAGCAATTATTGGATGGCTTGGGCAACTCCTGTCTCAGAGGATGTGAAACCTTCAGTTGATAGCTCTACCCTAATGATTGTTTATGTTGCTTTGGCCATTGGAAGTTCTTTTTGTGTCCTTGTGAGATCCATGCTTCTTAGAACAGCTGGATACACTACTGCCAATCAACTCTTCAGCAAGATGCACTTCTGCATTTTCCGTGCCCCCATGTCATTTTTTGATTCCACTCCAAGTGGACGAATCCTAAGCAGA GCTTCTACTGACCAAAGTGCAGTGGATTTGTCTATTCTAAATCAAATGGGGTCAGTTGCCTTCTCAATTATCCAGCTTCTTGGAATTATTGCTGTAATGTCTCAGGTTGCGTGGCAggttttcatcatttttatcCCAGTTATTGCAACCTGCATCTGGTATCAG CAATATTACATACCTTCTGCACGAGAACTATCAAGATTAGTTGGAGTGTGCAAAGCTCCAGTGATACAACATTTTACTGAAACAATTTCAGGCGCAACAACCATCAGGAGCTTTGATGAAGAATCAAGATTTAGGGACACAAATATGAAACTGGCAGATGCAAATTCTCGGCCAAGATTCAATATTGCTGGTGCAATGGAGTGGTTGTGCTTCCGCTTGGATATGTTATCTTCCATAACATTTGCGTTCTCCTTGGTCTTTTTGATCTCTATACCAGAGGGAGTCATTGATCCAG GCATCGCGGGCTTATCTGTGACATATGGACTTACTCTAAACATGTTGCAAATGAGGGTAATATGGTTTCTTTGCCAAATGGAGAACAAAATTATATCAGTAGAAAGAATGTTTCAATACACTTGTATCCTAAGTGAGCCAGCTCTCGTGATAGAAGAAACTCAGCCAAATCATTCTTGGCCATTGCATGGAGAAGTTGATTTTCATGATCTTCAA GTACGGTATGCCCCACACATGCCACTTGTATTACGTGGCCTCACATGTACTTTCCCTGGAGAAATGAAAACTGGCATTGTAGGGCGAACAGGTAGTGGTAAATCAACTCTCATACAAACACTTTTCCGGATTGTTGAACCTGCTGCGGGTCAGATAATGATAGATGGCATCAACATCTCCGTGCTTGGACTACATGATTTGCGATCTAGACTAAGCATTATCCCTCAGGATCCAACTATGTTTGAAGGGACTGTAAGAAGCAATCTGGATCCACTTGAAGAGTACACAGATGAACAAATTTGGGAG GCTCTGGAGAAGAGTCAACTTGGAGATGAAGTTagaaagaaagagggaaaaTTGGATTCTACAG TTAGTGAGAATGGAGAAAATTGGAGTGTGGGTCAGAGGCAGCTGGTCTGCCTTGGCCGTGTGCTGCTTAAAAAAAGTAAGGTATTGGTGCTTGATGAAGCTACTGCATCGGTTGATACAGCTACAGATAATCTAATTCAGCAGACCCTCAGGCAACATTTTTCCAACTGTACAGTCATTACCATTGCACATCGGATAACTTCCGTTCTTGATAGTGACATGGTTCTGCTACTAAATAATG GGCTTATTGAGGAACATGATTCTCCAACAAGATTGCTTGAAAACAAATCATCATCTTTTGCTCAACTTGTAGCAGAGTACACTGTGAGGGCAAATTCGAGCTTTGGGAAGTAA